A genomic stretch from Abyssibacter profundi includes:
- a CDS encoding sigma-54-dependent transcriptional regulator — protein MEPARKTQRALLIEDTPSLALVYQGYLRRLGFEVQWCKLGHEGLAAARDQPPDLMLLDLQLPDVHGTEVLAQLQSDTAAFPRIVITAHGSVEHAVKAMRLGAADFLEKPFTAERLEITLRNVMDQAALREQVRVIREEIERDGYAGFVGRSLPMQVVYRIIDSAAASRAPVFITGESGTGKELCAQAIHERSDRAGGPMIAVNCGAIPRELFESEIFGHQKGAFSGATRDRVGAAEQADGGTLFLDEIGEMDTDLQVKLLRFLQTGRIQPVGATRDRAVDVRVVCATNRDPIQQIAEGRFREDLYYRLNVIPIEMPPLRDRGEDVRSIADHFLRRLSEREGRPVKRLAPEVQSLLTGYDWPGNVRQLYNVIYNIVLLQSGPEVSADMLPAALLRSTASPAPEPTAPQAMASGVSLAPPGPPAIEPLWQVEKRVIEQALAQCDGNVTVAASYLGVSPSTVYRKIKQWGQPPVA, from the coding sequence ATGGAGCCGGCCCGCAAAACGCAGCGAGCGCTGCTGATCGAGGACACCCCGTCGTTGGCCCTGGTTTATCAAGGCTATCTACGTCGCCTGGGCTTCGAGGTGCAGTGGTGCAAGCTGGGACATGAGGGACTGGCGGCGGCTCGCGATCAGCCGCCCGATTTGATGCTGCTGGATTTGCAGCTGCCGGATGTGCACGGCACTGAAGTGTTGGCGCAATTGCAGTCCGACACCGCGGCGTTCCCACGCATCGTCATTACGGCGCATGGCTCCGTCGAGCATGCGGTCAAGGCGATGCGTCTGGGCGCTGCGGATTTTCTGGAAAAGCCGTTTACCGCCGAACGCCTGGAGATCACCTTACGCAATGTCATGGATCAGGCGGCGCTGCGAGAGCAGGTCCGTGTTATCCGTGAAGAAATCGAGCGTGACGGGTACGCTGGCTTTGTTGGACGCTCGCTACCGATGCAGGTGGTCTACCGGATTATCGATAGCGCCGCAGCCAGCCGCGCTCCCGTGTTCATCACCGGAGAGTCGGGGACGGGCAAGGAGTTATGCGCCCAGGCCATCCATGAGCGCAGCGACCGCGCGGGTGGCCCCATGATCGCTGTGAACTGCGGTGCCATTCCCAGAGAACTGTTCGAAAGCGAGATTTTCGGCCATCAGAAAGGTGCATTCAGTGGCGCAACACGGGACCGTGTGGGCGCTGCCGAGCAGGCAGATGGCGGCACGCTGTTTCTCGACGAGATCGGCGAGATGGACACCGATCTTCAGGTCAAACTGCTGCGGTTTTTGCAGACAGGCCGTATTCAGCCCGTGGGTGCGACGCGGGATCGCGCCGTGGATGTCCGTGTGGTCTGCGCGACCAATCGCGACCCGATTCAACAAATTGCCGAGGGGCGTTTCAGAGAGGACCTCTACTACCGACTCAATGTCATTCCCATCGAAATGCCACCGCTGCGTGATCGTGGCGAGGATGTGCGGAGCATTGCCGACCATTTCCTCCGGCGGCTGTCCGAACGCGAGGGGCGGCCGGTTAAGCGCTTGGCGCCCGAGGTCCAATCGTTGCTGACGGGCTACGACTGGCCCGGCAATGTGAGGCAGCTGTACAACGTGATCTACAACATCGTGTTGCTGCAGTCGGGCCCCGAAGTCTCTGCAGACATGTTGCCGGCAGCCTTGCTGCGCTCGACTGCGAGCCCAGCCCCCGAGCCGACCGCGCCGCAGGCGATGGCCTCCGGTGTGTCGTTGGCGCCGCCGGGCCCACCCGCGATCGAGCCGCTCTGGCAGGTGGAGAAACGCGTGATCGAACAGGCATTAGCGCAATGCGACGGCAACGTGACCGTGGCGGCATCGTATCTGGGGGTCAGTCCATCGACGGTTTATCGAAAGATCAAGCAGTGGGGGCAGCCGCCAGTGGCCTGA
- a CDS encoding PaaI family thioesterase codes for MDLKTVFAKLKSLGGLFATLGLTLHTTEHGPSTQMTVTPELQGGPGVAHGGALMALLDTALGMQAMEVALQRGSAASTVEMKVNFLRPAAVGTSLYTRTQVQSEGKSLLVVTGTAFDRDSDAPVAFAVGTFNVYKPARPAAQQTPEAPRQPD; via the coding sequence GTGGATCTGAAGACCGTCTTTGCCAAGCTCAAGTCGCTAGGTGGCCTGTTTGCCACCTTGGGCCTGACCCTGCACACCACCGAACACGGCCCGTCGACCCAGATGACGGTGACCCCTGAGCTCCAGGGCGGCCCCGGCGTGGCGCACGGCGGAGCCCTCATGGCCCTGTTGGACACCGCCCTCGGCATGCAGGCCATGGAGGTTGCGCTCCAGCGCGGTAGTGCGGCCAGCACCGTCGAGATGAAGGTCAACTTTCTTCGTCCTGCAGCCGTCGGCACGTCGCTGTACACGCGCACGCAGGTGCAGTCCGAAGGCAAGTCGTTACTCGTCGTAACGGGGACCGCGTTTGACCGCGACAGCGACGCGCCCGTCGCATTTGCCGTGGGCACCTTCAATGTCTACAAGCCGGCGCGGCCCGCCGCCCAGCAGACCCCAGAGGCGCCCCGCCAGCCGGATTGA
- a CDS encoding PH domain-containing protein, whose protein sequence is MTPSYSEHPAMFRNHPFGFILAVLLIPVAIGILILMWWYLKCRSTKLEFVGRDVVLERGLLSKNRTELSAESVRTVNVYQSLLDRMLGVGRLSIYTAGDEPEIEVLGIPRPHDFRDLIKQQQAAT, encoded by the coding sequence GTGACGCCCAGTTATTCCGAACATCCAGCCATGTTCCGCAACCACCCCTTCGGCTTTATCCTGGCCGTCCTGCTGATTCCGGTGGCCATCGGCATCCTGATCCTGATGTGGTGGTATCTGAAATGTCGCTCGACCAAGCTGGAGTTCGTGGGCCGTGATGTGGTTCTGGAACGCGGGCTGCTGAGCAAGAACCGCACAGAACTCAGCGCCGAGTCGGTCCGTACCGTCAACGTTTATCAATCCCTGCTGGATCGGATGCTGGGTGTCGGCCGGCTGTCCATCTACACCGCCGGAGACGAGCCGGAGATCGAGGTGCTCGGCATCCCGCGTCCGCATGACTTCAGGGATTTGATCAAGCAGCAACAAGCCGCCACATGA
- a CDS encoding antibiotic biosynthesis monooxygenase family protein produces MLAQTPEPPYYAVIFSSLRTPEDGVGYAATAQQMLELAAEQPGFLGVESARAELGLTVSYWSSLEAIQQWRDVAEHRLARARGHKRWYQAFQVRIARVEREYGWSRPGRGSDGPIAPADF; encoded by the coding sequence ATGCTCGCTCAAACCCCTGAACCGCCGTACTACGCCGTGATCTTCAGCAGTCTACGGACGCCGGAGGATGGGGTCGGCTACGCCGCAACGGCGCAGCAGATGCTGGAGCTGGCTGCGGAGCAGCCGGGCTTCCTCGGCGTGGAGTCCGCTCGGGCTGAGCTCGGATTGACCGTGTCGTACTGGAGCAGTCTGGAAGCCATTCAGCAGTGGCGGGACGTGGCCGAGCACCGGCTGGCCCGTGCGCGGGGCCACAAGCGCTGGTACCAGGCCTTTCAGGTCCGAATCGCCCGGGTGGAACGTGAATACGGTTGGAGCCGGCCCGGACGCGGCTCTGACGGCCCGATAGCGCCAGCCGATTTTTGA
- a CDS encoding sulfotransferase, producing the protein MTIERAAVQQTVIAVVEELLDAIDSEYEEAVSDATWLIADGGFSSIDFVQMTVMIEEQLGSKIGFQDMLMQQGQYVDDLTVGQVVDFTVDRLTHPQAAQAAAPVVAPAATPVDVTGPRVTEEDVAAFSRLIKPRRVLPATGAKNKRAVFILSPPRSGSTLLRVMLAGNPALFAPPELHLLSYATMNERREDLSNEHSEHLLDGTVRALMQTRGWTGDQARRFIADCEDSGMSTREFFGVIQAELGERLLVDKTPTYAFSEDILRQAEACFDDALYIHLTRHPCGMIRSYEESNLTRMMPLLMKNSEFSMSALAEMIWLVSNRNILSFGESVPAERWFSVSYEQVVSQPEPSMRRLCQFLDVDYHPDMINPYSDSKSRMTDGVDSASKMSGDLKFHLHSQIDPNAATRWQQFCSEDMLGAQTLDLVANLDSSPASVRL; encoded by the coding sequence ATGACGATAGAGCGAGCAGCGGTACAGCAGACGGTTATTGCAGTGGTGGAAGAGCTGCTGGATGCCATTGACTCGGAGTACGAGGAGGCGGTCTCCGACGCGACCTGGCTGATTGCCGATGGAGGCTTTTCATCCATCGACTTCGTCCAGATGACGGTGATGATCGAGGAGCAGCTGGGCAGCAAAATCGGTTTTCAGGACATGCTGATGCAACAGGGTCAGTATGTGGATGACCTGACCGTCGGCCAGGTGGTCGACTTCACGGTCGATCGGCTGACCCATCCGCAGGCCGCGCAGGCAGCAGCGCCTGTTGTGGCCCCAGCGGCTACTCCGGTCGATGTGACCGGCCCCCGTGTGACGGAAGAGGACGTGGCCGCATTCTCGCGCCTGATCAAACCGCGGCGGGTGCTCCCTGCCACCGGCGCGAAGAACAAACGGGCCGTGTTTATTCTGTCGCCGCCCCGGTCCGGTTCGACGCTGCTCCGGGTGATGCTGGCCGGCAACCCGGCGCTGTTTGCGCCACCCGAGCTGCATCTGCTGTCTTACGCGACCATGAACGAGCGCCGCGAGGATCTCAGCAACGAGCACAGCGAACATTTGCTGGATGGCACCGTGCGCGCATTGATGCAGACGCGCGGTTGGACCGGCGACCAGGCCCGCAGATTCATTGCCGATTGCGAAGACAGCGGCATGAGCACCCGTGAATTTTTCGGCGTGATCCAGGCCGAGCTGGGTGAGCGCTTGCTCGTGGATAAAACGCCGACCTATGCGTTTAGCGAAGACATTCTTCGACAGGCGGAAGCCTGCTTCGATGACGCGCTGTACATCCACCTCACCCGGCACCCCTGCGGCATGATCCGCTCCTACGAGGAGTCGAATCTGACCCGCATGATGCCGCTGCTTATGAAGAACAGCGAGTTCTCCATGTCGGCCTTGGCCGAGATGATCTGGCTGGTCAGCAATCGCAACATCCTGTCGTTCGGCGAGTCGGTGCCAGCCGAGCGCTGGTTCTCGGTGTCGTATGAGCAGGTGGTCAGCCAGCCTGAACCCAGCATGCGCCGGTTATGTCAGTTCCTGGACGTCGATTACCACCCCGACATGATCAACCCCTACAGCGACAGCAAGTCGCGCATGACCGATGGCGTGGACTCGGCCTCCAAGATGAGTGGCGATCTGAAGTTCCATCTTCATAGCCAGATCGACCCCAACGCCGCCACGCGCTGGCAGCAGTTCTGCTCTGAGGACATGCTCGGTGCCCAGACCCTGGATCTGGTGGCGAATCTGGACAGCAGCCCGGCGAGCGTCCGGCTCTAG
- a CDS encoding SDR family NAD(P)-dependent oxidoreductase: protein MSRIVLITGAAGGIGTATAEQFVDAGDTVVVSDLDAIAAERTAEALRVRCQDDQRAWAQATDVADRAAVGTLFEAIRKRHGRLDCAFLNAGIGGGGTPLLETDDAIWDACLRVNLDGTYNCLKQAVRLMLASGGGAIVNNCSILGVNGGASAAYTATKHGIAGLTKSIAVAYSGQGIRCNAVCPGLIDAGLGARTVQAGGAKAEAFIKLHPAGRPGTAVEVANAVRWLCSPESSFVTGELMMVDGGYSAR, encoded by the coding sequence ATGTCCCGCATCGTCTTGATCACCGGCGCAGCCGGTGGCATTGGCACCGCGACCGCAGAGCAGTTCGTTGATGCAGGTGACACCGTCGTGGTCAGCGACCTGGACGCAATCGCCGCCGAGCGCACGGCCGAGGCCCTGCGGGTGCGCTGTCAGGATGACCAACGGGCCTGGGCTCAGGCGACCGATGTGGCAGATCGAGCCGCCGTCGGCACCCTGTTCGAGGCCATTCGAAAACGACACGGCCGCCTGGATTGCGCGTTTCTTAATGCCGGGATCGGTGGCGGCGGCACGCCCCTGCTGGAGACCGACGATGCCATCTGGGACGCCTGCCTGCGAGTCAATCTGGACGGCACCTACAACTGCCTTAAACAGGCCGTCAGGCTGATGCTGGCATCCGGTGGTGGTGCGATTGTGAACAATTGCTCCATCCTGGGCGTAAACGGCGGAGCCAGCGCCGCGTACACCGCAACCAAACATGGCATTGCGGGACTCACCAAATCGATTGCGGTTGCCTACTCCGGTCAGGGCATCCGCTGCAATGCGGTCTGTCCCGGCCTGATCGACGCCGGGCTTGGCGCACGCACGGTTCAGGCGGGAGGGGCCAAGGCTGAGGCTTTCATCAAGCTGCACCCCGCTGGCAGGCCAGGGACTGCGGTGGAAGTGGCCAACGCAGTACGTTGGCTATGCTCCCCCGAATCCAGCTTCGTCACGGGCGAGCTGATGATGGTCGACGGCGGCTACAGCGCGCGCTAA
- a CDS encoding alpha/beta hydrolase family esterase, translated as MRLIRRLALLSALTGLAACLGAQPSGAIAAETVACESGLQSLSLEHDGRSRHYLLYMPAGADADRPVPLVVGLHGGWGTGEGFGEQSGLMALARSERFALALPNGIWRAWNAGSCCGRPARQQFDDVGFIAQLTNTLEAAPCIANDQTYGTGFSNGAMLLHRIVCERDDVFDAIAPVAGPLMLERCPRPSAVPALLIRGADDPRIPLLGGEYDGSYRASLRDMTQALLGRNGCDAETSDALATRGADCRRYRNCSSNRPVLACTVADTGHQWPGGQTFLASKLGPNPGRFDATEQIWRFFQHQAGR; from the coding sequence ATGCGCCTGATACGTCGGCTGGCACTGCTGTCAGCGCTGACAGGACTTGCGGCTTGTCTGGGCGCACAGCCCTCGGGCGCGATCGCGGCCGAGACCGTCGCCTGTGAAAGCGGGTTGCAGTCGCTCAGCCTTGAGCATGATGGCCGCAGCCGACACTACCTGCTCTACATGCCCGCTGGCGCCGACGCCGATCGACCCGTACCGCTGGTCGTTGGGCTGCATGGCGGATGGGGAACGGGCGAAGGCTTCGGCGAGCAAAGTGGGCTGATGGCGCTGGCGCGCAGCGAACGCTTCGCGCTGGCACTGCCCAATGGCATTTGGCGCGCCTGGAATGCCGGAAGCTGCTGTGGCCGCCCGGCCCGCCAGCAATTCGATGATGTGGGCTTCATCGCACAGCTAACGAACACGCTGGAAGCGGCCCCCTGCATCGCTAACGACCAGACCTATGGCACCGGATTTTCCAACGGCGCCATGCTGCTGCATCGCATTGTCTGCGAACGCGATGATGTCTTCGACGCCATCGCCCCGGTTGCCGGCCCCTTGATGCTGGAACGGTGCCCGCGACCCAGCGCCGTACCAGCCCTACTGATACGTGGAGCCGACGACCCTCGCATACCGTTGCTGGGCGGCGAATACGATGGCAGCTACCGCGCGTCCCTACGTGACATGACGCAGGCACTGCTGGGTCGCAATGGATGTGATGCCGAGACATCGGATGCGCTGGCCACGCGCGGCGCGGACTGTCGCCGGTACCGCAACTGCAGCAGCAATCGTCCGGTTCTGGCCTGCACCGTCGCCGACACGGGGCACCAATGGCCGGGGGGTCAAACGTTTCTGGCCAGCAAGCTGGGGCCGAACCCCGGGCGCTTCGACGCCACGGAGCAGATCTGGCGCTTTTTCCAGCATCAGGCCGGGCGGTAA
- a CDS encoding alpha/beta fold hydrolase gives MASLETNGTRIAYQQFGEGPDLIMVHGLAANRAFWFTGLAPMLRDRFRLTLYDLRGHGYSATPPSGYSAGQQADDLLALMDHLGIDQAPIVAHSFGGAVALEFAVRYPHRVSKLALLDAKINCLQPTLRLADCAHLTPFEQELIGDVTEIDWAAEQQIGIRFLETVAERRVAGIHSRVTNDFVPFADRRGNGRDARHWLRLLRETTAREEFVSTDGAAPEAIAGLSMPVLLMYGEHSRVRPSGERLHELLPAARYVTVPNAGHFFPARAPRVVLNALAPLLGVAVEPPTRHRAAPPRPAAACA, from the coding sequence ATGGCCAGCCTCGAAACAAACGGTACTCGCATTGCCTACCAGCAGTTTGGCGAAGGCCCAGACCTGATCATGGTCCACGGTCTAGCCGCCAATCGTGCGTTCTGGTTTACCGGCCTCGCCCCCATGCTGCGCGACCGATTTCGTCTCACGCTGTACGACCTCCGGGGCCACGGCTATAGCGCAACGCCCCCATCCGGCTACAGCGCCGGCCAACAGGCCGACGATCTGCTGGCACTCATGGATCACCTGGGCATTGACCAGGCACCGATCGTTGCGCACAGCTTCGGGGGCGCGGTGGCATTGGAGTTCGCGGTGCGCTATCCCCACCGCGTCTCCAAGCTTGCGCTGCTGGACGCCAAGATCAATTGCCTGCAGCCGACATTACGACTGGCAGACTGCGCCCACCTGACGCCGTTCGAGCAGGAATTGATCGGGGACGTCACCGAGATCGACTGGGCAGCCGAGCAGCAGATCGGCATCCGGTTCCTGGAGACCGTGGCCGAGCGTCGTGTCGCCGGTATCCACAGCCGCGTGACCAACGATTTCGTTCCCTTCGCCGATCGCCGCGGCAATGGACGCGATGCCCGGCACTGGCTGCGCCTGCTGCGGGAGACAACAGCCCGCGAGGAATTCGTCTCCACCGACGGCGCTGCACCTGAAGCCATCGCCGGGCTCTCGATGCCCGTGCTGCTGATGTATGGCGAGCACTCGCGGGTTCGTCCCAGCGGTGAGCGCCTGCATGAGCTGTTGCCGGCTGCGCGCTATGTCACCGTCCCGAATGCAGGCCATTTCTTCCCAGCACGCGCGCCCCGGGTCGTACTCAACGCGCTGGCGCCACTGCTAGGCGTTGCTGTTGAACCACCGACCCGGCACCGGGCGGCACCCCCACGGCCAGCCGCGGCATGCGCCTGA
- a CDS encoding acyl carrier protein — protein MHQAVAQPPSGEPQDADALYGVIVSILEDFLQDMDTDFDGDISRQTQLLSDLGFESIDIIQLVVAIEEALGQQDAPFEKLLMHNGRYVEDLSVGQLVDFVAT, from the coding sequence ATGCACCAGGCCGTTGCACAGCCACCATCGGGCGAGCCACAGGACGCAGACGCGCTGTACGGCGTCATCGTCTCCATCCTCGAAGATTTTTTGCAGGACATGGACACCGACTTCGACGGCGACATCTCTCGCCAGACCCAGTTGCTGTCCGACCTCGGATTCGAATCCATCGACATCATCCAACTGGTCGTGGCCATCGAGGAAGCGCTCGGCCAGCAGGACGCGCCGTTCGAGAAGCTACTGATGCACAACGGACGCTACGTCGAAGACTTAAGTGTCGGCCAACTGGTCGACTTTGTAGCCACCTGA